The following proteins are co-located in the Dyadobacter chenwenxiniae genome:
- a CDS encoding RagB/SusD family nutrient uptake outer membrane protein, producing MKTKKITAIGLVLLPLLISSCGEDFLNQTDPTKVNVDLFYKNEAQAKQALNGVYGQVQTITTLGYLFGEFQTDNTTIDLNPSDRGGAGGWEAFEFSTVNSGNGEINAVWNIYYATLYNANLTLEKLPDAEIADGPKKEIEGQLKFLRAYLYFNLVQYFGDVVIVTSTFTVPEPTFDLVRSPQTEVWAQIEKDLKEAIALLPAKYAAAGDKGRATKGAALSLLGKTYLTTKKYADAVTTLKEVTTLGYALNTNYADNFDPAPAKKNGPESIFEIQYQGDNDLGEQSSFQYVFAPRVSKGAVTGFAAGGNGGRNSPTNDMIAAYETGDLRKDLSLKTSFTLDGKVYPVPHVTKYNYPHTIIGRTNTNWPVLRYSDVLLMLAEAINEQSGPTAEAADYLNQVRKRAGLAATKATGKAVFRTAVLKERRVELAFENHRWFDLKRTKTPAEWAAFMNAHGAAERAKPTIDRGNVPFNSTDYVFTENEYLLPIPAPQILINAKLTQNPGY from the coding sequence ATGAAAACGAAAAAAATTACAGCAATAGGTTTAGTCCTGCTCCCGCTGCTCATATCCTCCTGCGGCGAAGATTTCCTGAACCAGACGGACCCGACAAAGGTGAATGTGGATTTGTTTTATAAAAACGAAGCACAGGCCAAACAGGCGCTGAATGGTGTTTACGGACAGGTGCAAACCATTACAACGCTCGGGTATTTGTTCGGTGAATTCCAGACGGACAACACAACCATCGACCTGAACCCTTCTGACCGTGGTGGCGCGGGCGGCTGGGAAGCATTTGAATTTTCAACTGTTAACTCGGGAAACGGTGAAATCAATGCAGTTTGGAACATTTATTACGCAACGCTCTATAATGCAAACCTCACACTCGAAAAACTGCCGGATGCGGAGATTGCGGATGGGCCCAAAAAGGAGATTGAAGGCCAGTTGAAGTTTTTACGAGCCTATTTATACTTCAATTTGGTGCAGTATTTTGGTGACGTGGTGATCGTCACCAGCACATTTACGGTCCCTGAGCCTACTTTCGATTTGGTAAGATCACCGCAAACGGAGGTTTGGGCACAAATCGAAAAAGACCTGAAAGAAGCCATTGCCTTGCTTCCTGCAAAATATGCAGCGGCAGGTGATAAGGGTCGGGCCACAAAAGGGGCAGCATTGTCACTGCTTGGCAAAACATATTTAACTACAAAAAAATATGCAGATGCCGTCACCACGCTAAAAGAAGTGACGACGCTCGGCTATGCGTTGAATACAAACTATGCAGACAATTTCGATCCGGCACCAGCCAAGAAAAATGGCCCCGAATCGATATTTGAAATACAATATCAGGGAGACAATGACCTGGGCGAGCAAAGCAGTTTTCAGTATGTGTTTGCGCCAAGGGTTTCCAAAGGTGCGGTGACAGGCTTTGCCGCGGGCGGAAACGGGGGCAGAAATTCGCCCACCAATGACATGATCGCAGCTTACGAGACGGGTGATCTAAGGAAAGACCTTTCGCTCAAAACAAGCTTTACACTGGATGGCAAGGTTTATCCGGTCCCGCATGTTACCAAATACAATTATCCGCATACGATTATAGGCAGGACCAACACAAACTGGCCTGTTTTGCGCTACTCAGATGTTTTGCTAATGTTGGCGGAAGCTATAAATGAGCAAAGCGGCCCCACAGCCGAAGCAGCCGACTATCTGAACCAGGTTAGAAAGCGCGCAGGGTTGGCAGCAACCAAAGCGACCGGCAAAGCAGTTTTCCGGACAGCCGTGCTGAAAGAACGAAGAGTAGAACTGGCATTTGAAAATCATCGCTGGTTCGATCTGAAAAGGACCAAAACTCCGGCGGAATGGGCTGCATTCATGAATGCACACGGAGCGGCTGAAAGGGCGAAGCCAACCATCGACCGGGGCAATGTTCCCTTTAACTCAACGGATTACGTGTTTACCGAGAACGAATATCTGTTGCCAATCCCCGCGCCGCAGATCCTTATTAATGCCAAACTGACCCAAAACCCGGGATATTAA